A genomic window from Candidatus Nitrosotenuis uzonensis includes:
- a CDS encoding aminotransferase class III-fold pyridoxal phosphate-dependent enzyme → MKHHIRIAPPGPKASRIIEITKKHTYDSTFVYPLVIKGGHDCVIEDVDGNEFLDFTSNVGSCPLGYSHPEILQVLKEYSNNGAHKIAGQDFYSEEHAALAERLVSILPRGFKVFLINSGAEAVENSIKIAYRKMGPLPGVSCKNAFHGRTLGALTFTSSKPVQKTNFPELPVLRIKFCITDDDPEINSAENILKENKVAFIISETVQGEGGYSIASKKFIQNLRKLATKYGVPLILDEVQSGLGHTGKWWAFEHYGVEPDIMSMAKALQVGATGFRVELEPTEKGVISSTWGGGARIDMAVGAKTIQVIEKEKLLENAIKMGTVLKNGISELCGKNGIEDVRGIGLMIGIECQSKERRDAVLLSMFRHGILALGAGQKAIRIIPPLIINEEQVNEGISVIHESCSAL, encoded by the coding sequence GTGAAACACCACATTAGGATTGCCCCGCCCGGACCGAAAGCATCAAGGATTATCGAGATTACAAAAAAGCACACGTATGATTCAACTTTTGTCTATCCACTAGTGATAAAGGGTGGTCATGACTGCGTTATTGAAGATGTAGACGGCAACGAGTTCCTAGATTTTACATCAAATGTGGGCTCTTGTCCTTTAGGATACTCTCACCCAGAGATTCTACAGGTTCTAAAAGAATACTCTAATAATGGAGCCCATAAGATTGCAGGACAAGATTTTTACTCGGAAGAGCACGCTGCATTAGCAGAGAGATTAGTATCAATCCTGCCTAGAGGTTTCAAAGTGTTTTTGATAAACAGTGGAGCTGAGGCAGTTGAAAACTCGATAAAAATCGCATACCGCAAGATGGGTCCGCTTCCCGGTGTATCTTGTAAAAATGCATTCCATGGAAGAACGCTTGGCGCCCTGACGTTTACTTCAAGCAAGCCAGTACAGAAAACGAACTTCCCTGAGCTTCCCGTGTTGAGAATAAAATTTTGTATAACAGATGACGATCCTGAAATCAATTCTGCAGAAAATATTCTAAAAGAGAATAAGGTGGCTTTCATCATAAGTGAAACGGTTCAGGGGGAAGGTGGGTATTCGATCGCTTCAAAAAAATTCATTCAGAATCTACGAAAGCTTGCTACAAAATATGGCGTACCACTCATCCTAGATGAGGTACAGTCAGGTTTAGGGCATACTGGCAAATGGTGGGCTTTTGAACACTATGGTGTAGAACCAGACATAATGAGTATGGCAAAAGCTCTACAGGTTGGTGCAACCGGATTCCGAGTGGAATTAGAACCCACTGAAAAAGGCGTCATATCAAGCACGTGGGGCGGAGGCGCCAGGATAGATATGGCAGTAGGAGCAAAAACGATACAGGTAATAGAAAAGGAAAAACTGTTAGAAAATGCGATAAAGATGGGCACAGTTTTAAAAAACGGAATTTCTGAATTGTGTGGAAAAAATGGAATAGAGGATGTTCGTGGAATAGGTTTGATGATAGGCATAGAATGCCAGTCAAAGGAAAGGAGAGATGCAGTACTTCTGAGTATGTTCAGACACGGTATATTGGCATTGGGTGCAGGGCAGAAAGCTATCAGAATAATCCCCCCACTCATAATCAATGAAGAGCAGGTAAACGAAGGAATATCAGTAATACATGAATCGTGTAGTGCGCTGTGA
- a CDS encoding phosphate signaling complex PhoU family protein: MTKFIRRLQRIGSSILVSLPKEWVEAHKLDKSMEIELETNENTISITANKTERPSKEVVISYPLPENENIVADITGAYLLGYDIIRIKGKSIIPVEDREKIRNSMRRLVGMEIVEEDSSNINVQFLLDATTLSPEKILKRISSIALGMFNDVLVALTSDDRSNLQTMSNRDDEVDRQYFLLVRLIRSTMIDNRLASAFRLENIDVLDYRIAANVLETASDTIVEIANSVLNTTLTRSDLKKIYDITKDIEAIHKKSIDAFIAQDRHLAIEAISGYRKFQKKISDIRSSIEQKNQLQIDFLDLIYMFERVSRSWADIADLVKPVYY; this comes from the coding sequence TTGACTAAATTCATCAGACGCCTACAAAGAATAGGAAGCAGCATACTTGTTTCTCTTCCCAAGGAATGGGTTGAAGCACACAAGCTTGACAAAAGCATGGAAATCGAACTAGAAACAAACGAGAACACAATATCCATCACTGCAAACAAGACGGAAAGACCGTCAAAAGAGGTGGTGATCTCATATCCGCTACCAGAAAATGAGAACATTGTGGCGGACATAACTGGGGCGTATTTGCTCGGATATGATATCATCAGAATCAAAGGCAAGTCGATAATACCTGTGGAGGATCGTGAAAAAATTCGAAATTCAATGAGAAGATTGGTAGGCATGGAGATAGTCGAAGAAGATTCTTCTAACATCAACGTGCAGTTTCTTTTGGATGCAACAACTCTAAGTCCTGAAAAGATCCTAAAACGAATAAGCTCGATCGCACTTGGAATGTTCAACGATGTTTTGGTCGCACTAACATCAGATGATAGATCAAATCTACAGACCATGTCAAATAGAGATGATGAAGTGGACAGACAGTACTTTCTGCTTGTCAGGCTTATACGTAGTACGATGATAGATAACCGTCTGGCATCTGCATTCAGACTTGAGAACATAGATGTTCTAGACTACAGAATAGCTGCCAACGTACTTGAGACTGCCAGCGATACAATAGTGGAAATCGCAAATTCCGTACTAAACACAACTCTGACAAGATCTGATTTGAAGAAAATTTATGATATAACAAAAGATATTGAAGCAATACACAAAAAATCAATTGATGCATTTATTGCACAAGACAGGCATCTTGCAATCGAGGCAATATCAGGATATAGAAAATTCCAGAAAAAGATCTCCGATATCAGATCATCAATAGAACAAAAAAATCAGTTGCAGATAGACTTTCTTGATCTTATCTACATGTTCGAGCGTGTGTCAAGATCGTGGGCAGATATCGCAGATCTTGTTAAACCTGTATATTACTAG
- a CDS encoding 4-phosphopantoate--beta-alanine ligase, translating to MKSPIPKSHPRAQSLYIREKLVAAFDDGLVAKEGLMAHGRGEAFDYLLGEKTARSAKKATKAAAFMLMHAQNPVISVNGNVAGLCPKEIVQLAKATEAKIEVNLFYSSEERKRKIHRVLKKNGAVQILGLNKKNSIRISGLDSARRIVDVNGIYSADVVLVPLEDGDRTQALKNAGKKVITFDLNPLSRTAQTADITIVDNIVRGIRNLILECRKNQSKVKFDNKKNLSDAILEIRDNLTRKANHA from the coding sequence ATGAAATCACCAATTCCAAAATCCCATCCCCGGGCCCAATCACTATACATTAGGGAGAAGCTTGTGGCCGCATTCGATGATGGATTGGTCGCTAAAGAGGGCCTGATGGCTCATGGCAGAGGTGAGGCGTTTGATTACCTGCTGGGAGAGAAAACTGCAAGGAGTGCAAAAAAGGCAACAAAGGCTGCAGCTTTTATGCTAATGCACGCACAGAATCCTGTAATTTCTGTAAATGGGAATGTTGCAGGACTGTGCCCTAAGGAAATAGTGCAATTGGCCAAGGCAACGGAAGCAAAAATCGAGGTGAATTTGTTTTATTCAAGCGAGGAAAGAAAGCGGAAGATCCACCGAGTGCTGAAAAAGAACGGCGCAGTACAAATTTTGGGGTTAAATAAGAAAAACTCTATCCGCATTTCCGGCCTAGATAGCGCCAGAAGGATTGTGGATGTGAATGGGATTTATTCAGCTGACGTGGTTTTAGTTCCGCTAGAAGATGGAGATAGAACACAGGCTCTCAAGAATGCAGGAAAAAAAGTGATTACCTTTGATCTCAATCCTTTGTCAAGAACGGCACAGACAGCGGATATTACAATAGTGGACAACATAGTACGTGGAATTAGAAATCTGATTTTAGAATGCAGGAAAAATCAGTCGAAAGTAAAATTCGACAACAAGAAGAATCTCTCTGATGCCATACTTGAGATACGAGACAACTTGACAAGGAAGGCCAACCATGCATAA
- the panB gene encoding 3-methyl-2-oxobutanoate hydroxymethyltransferase, protein MHKSVKDIIEKKKLGQKISVITAYDYTLASLCERTGIDILLVGDSAGMVMLGYENTVPVTMEQMIMFTEAVARARQSSLVVADMPFMSYQASISDAIANSGRLVKAGADAVKLEGGKVVSKTISAIVETGIPVMGHIGFQPQTTTLSQGYKVQGKTEETAVTLIEDAKALEEAGVFSIVLEMVTAEVAKIISESVSIPIIGIGSGRFCDGQVLVIHDMLGMYEKIKPKFVKQYLSLSEQITKAVTSYKSEVESGKFPAEENWFSMDRVELDKLIRKIGS, encoded by the coding sequence ATGCATAAATCAGTTAAGGACATAATCGAAAAGAAAAAGCTAGGACAGAAAATATCTGTAATTACGGCATATGATTATACCTTAGCATCTCTGTGTGAGAGGACAGGCATAGACATCCTGTTGGTAGGTGACAGTGCAGGCATGGTGATGCTAGGTTATGAGAATACGGTACCAGTAACTATGGAGCAGATGATCATGTTTACAGAAGCAGTAGCACGCGCAAGACAGAGCTCACTAGTTGTGGCCGACATGCCATTTATGTCGTATCAGGCAAGCATTTCTGATGCCATCGCAAATTCCGGCAGATTGGTCAAGGCTGGAGCAGATGCTGTAAAGTTGGAAGGCGGAAAGGTTGTTTCCAAGACCATATCTGCAATAGTAGAGACAGGCATTCCTGTGATGGGACATATAGGATTCCAGCCTCAAACTACCACCCTATCACAAGGCTACAAGGTACAGGGAAAGACAGAAGAGACGGCAGTCACACTAATTGAGGATGCAAAAGCACTAGAAGAAGCAGGAGTCTTTTCAATCGTCTTAGAAATGGTAACAGCTGAGGTTGCCAAGATAATCTCAGAGTCGGTTTCTATTCCGATTATAGGTATAGGATCAGGAAGGTTTTGTGATGGCCAAGTGTTAGTGATTCATGATATGCTAGGAATGTATGAAAAAATAAAGCCTAAATTCGTAAAACAGTATCTTTCTTTATCAGAGCAGATAACAAAGGCAGTTACAAGCTACAAGTCAGAGGTGGAATCAGGCAAATTTCCTGCAGAAGAGAACTGGTTCTCCATGGATAGAGTCGAGCTTGACAAGTTGATTAGGAAAATTGGAAGCTAA
- the coaBC gene encoding bifunctional phosphopantothenoylcysteine decarboxylase/phosphopantothenate--cysteine ligase CoaBC, with product MEAKRKHPSLDIVESYGTHLSGKKIILCVAGSVAAYKSIELARLLMRHGAHVTCVASQAVTKLIQPDYFKWATGNAVITKLTGDLEHIKLADYGQADLILVYPATANTLGKLANGIDDTPVSTVLTVGFGAKIPIIMALAMHKAMYENAAVLRNMKFLKDKIEFITPNMVEGKAKAAEPEGVLEYVLQKFGHSSILSGKRILITAGPTVEPIDPIRVITNQSTGATGILLAREMISAGASVTLVYGPGMEEPPKGAKVIRVRTVNQMFDAVKGQLRRKFDIVIMAAAAADYTLTPNKAKIKSAKKELIIRLQKAPKIIDHVKKMQNDVFLVGFKAEANVPLKLLIDSSKKKMRESNADLIVANDVGTEYQRNPRLNRVLIIDSSGKVKRSARKEKSEIVRFIRKHIERKLEASI from the coding sequence TTGGAAGCTAAGAGAAAACATCCATCATTGGATATAGTAGAATCGTACGGAACGCATCTGTCAGGCAAGAAAATCATTTTATGTGTGGCCGGAAGTGTTGCTGCATACAAGTCAATTGAACTTGCAAGACTTCTTATGAGACACGGTGCACATGTTACTTGCGTTGCAAGTCAAGCTGTAACAAAGCTTATCCAGCCTGATTATTTTAAATGGGCCACAGGGAATGCAGTGATTACCAAGCTTACTGGAGATCTTGAACACATCAAGCTTGCCGACTATGGACAGGCAGATCTCATCCTAGTGTATCCAGCTACTGCTAACACTTTGGGCAAGCTTGCAAACGGAATTGATGATACACCTGTATCAACCGTATTAACTGTGGGTTTTGGGGCCAAAATTCCAATAATAATGGCGTTGGCCATGCATAAAGCGATGTATGAAAATGCCGCAGTCCTCCGCAACATGAAATTCCTCAAAGACAAAATAGAGTTCATAACACCAAACATGGTAGAAGGAAAAGCAAAGGCGGCCGAACCAGAGGGTGTTTTAGAATATGTGCTACAAAAATTTGGTCACTCGTCTATCCTTTCAGGTAAACGGATACTGATCACAGCCGGTCCAACTGTTGAGCCTATTGATCCCATACGTGTCATCACCAACCAGAGCACAGGCGCGACAGGAATACTGCTTGCAAGAGAGATGATTTCTGCTGGAGCATCTGTCACACTTGTTTACGGTCCAGGCATGGAAGAACCCCCGAAAGGAGCCAAAGTCATACGTGTGCGAACCGTAAACCAGATGTTTGATGCCGTAAAAGGACAGTTGAGAAGGAAATTCGATATAGTGATCATGGCTGCAGCAGCTGCGGATTATACGCTAACTCCGAATAAAGCCAAAATTAAGAGTGCAAAAAAAGAGCTGATAATAAGACTACAAAAGGCCCCGAAAATAATTGATCATGTGAAAAAAATGCAAAATGACGTTTTTCTGGTGGGATTCAAAGCGGAAGCAAACGTTCCCCTTAAACTTCTCATAGACTCTTCAAAGAAGAAGATGAGAGAATCAAATGCAGATCTGATAGTTGCAAATGATGTAGGTACAGAATATCAAAGAAATCCCCGCTTAAACAGGGTTCTTATCATAGATAGCTCAGGAAAGGTAAAGAGATCTGCACGAAAAGAAAAATCTGAGATTGTCAGATTCATACGAAAACACATAGAAAGGAAATTAGAAGCTAGTATTTGA
- a CDS encoding acyl-CoA dehydrogenase family protein, giving the protein MNFDLTQKQKDLLQKVDLACKKIRDNEEKSYLEEKLNELVIPEFAKIGMLGCPISKKYGGLGFDITTYTLALERIGREGSSLRTFFSAHISIGQMVLQGWGNEEQKKRYLPHTVSGRSVMGFALTEPEAGSDPASLQTKFVKKGDNYILKGKKHWVGNGTFAKVIITFAKDKDGKISAFLIDSDSSGFIVKEMKNKMGLLTVKNAEITLQDCVVPKNNLLGKLGDGLNIAFSSLIDGRLSVAAGSLGVMRDCMDESISYAKQRRQHGSELAKKQLIQQHVAKMAINLESARWLVYKAADSRQKLHDYVERFKVITKSWSSKLNRKNLQYSTLRSNADNLASIAKFHASNGAFDSSNRAVQIFGSEGYKKTTRVTRHFLDSRAIIIYEGANEVLEMKIALHQLGDKYRSY; this is encoded by the coding sequence ATGAATTTTGATCTGACACAAAAGCAAAAAGATCTTCTACAAAAAGTTGATCTTGCATGCAAGAAGATTCGTGACAATGAAGAGAAATCATACCTTGAAGAAAAACTAAACGAACTGGTAATCCCGGAATTTGCCAAGATTGGAATGTTGGGTTGTCCAATATCAAAAAAGTACGGAGGTCTTGGTTTTGATATCACAACGTACACGCTCGCTCTGGAAAGAATAGGAAGAGAAGGTAGCTCACTGAGAACGTTCTTTTCTGCACACATATCAATAGGCCAAATGGTCTTACAGGGATGGGGAAATGAGGAACAGAAAAAGCGTTATCTACCACATACGGTCTCTGGTAGGTCTGTAATGGGATTCGCTCTTACGGAACCGGAGGCAGGCAGCGATCCTGCATCACTACAAACAAAATTCGTAAAAAAGGGCGATAACTATATCTTGAAAGGAAAAAAGCATTGGGTCGGCAATGGAACGTTTGCCAAAGTGATAATAACTTTTGCAAAAGATAAAGACGGTAAGATATCCGCATTTCTAATTGATTCTGATTCTTCTGGCTTCATTGTAAAAGAGATGAAAAACAAGATGGGCCTGCTAACAGTAAAAAATGCCGAAATCACTTTGCAGGATTGCGTAGTTCCAAAAAATAACCTGCTTGGTAAACTTGGAGACGGGCTTAACATCGCCTTTTCTTCGCTTATTGATGGAAGATTGAGCGTGGCTGCAGGATCTCTGGGAGTTATGCGTGACTGCATGGATGAATCAATATCTTATGCAAAACAAAGACGGCAGCATGGCTCTGAGCTAGCAAAAAAACAGCTAATCCAGCAACATGTTGCAAAAATGGCAATAAACCTTGAAAGCGCAAGATGGCTCGTATACAAGGCTGCAGATTCGCGCCAAAAACTACACGATTATGTAGAACGATTCAAAGTCATAACAAAATCATGGTCTTCCAAACTCAACCGAAAAAATCTACAATATTCAACACTACGATCGAACGCTGACAACTTGGCGTCAATTGCCAAATTTCATGCAAGCAACGGTGCCTTTGATTCATCAAACCGAGCAGTACAAATATTTGGTTCCGAAGGATACAAAAAAACCACCCGAGTTACAAGACACTTTCTTGACTCAAGAGCAATAATAATCTATGAAGGTGCAAACGAGGTATTGGAAATGAAAATTGCACTTCATCAACTAGGAGACAAATATCGTTCTTACTAA
- a CDS encoding pantoate kinase yields MRGVAFSPAHVTGFFKAEVNRELRPEFQGSIGAGFSIQTGVTTTVSVEDAEFSDFSISVSGYKPDNTQVSEFVIREFLRHVNGNYFVHVNHEIKVPVGYGLGCSAAVALSLSYALNQAFNMGFSKEQLGQIAHKAEVMCQTGLGDVLASYHGGFEIRVKEGAPGIGQLKKLPIGAYSAVMICFSSISTKQFLKERLSSINGLGGKMVTSLEKTHSIDEFHDHSVEFAKYVNIITPRMQQVIDDLRANGIRCGVALFGETIFSLVPPEQEDMVINVLDKYSDGIIIKSKIDDSGARLLGK; encoded by the coding sequence ATGAGAGGGGTTGCATTCTCACCGGCACATGTAACTGGATTCTTCAAGGCAGAGGTAAACAGGGAGCTGAGGCCTGAATTTCAGGGCTCAATAGGTGCAGGTTTTTCAATACAGACAGGGGTGACTACCACGGTTAGCGTTGAAGATGCCGAATTCTCCGATTTTAGTATTTCAGTTAGCGGCTACAAGCCTGACAATACCCAAGTATCAGAATTTGTAATCAGAGAATTCCTAAGACATGTTAACGGAAATTATTTTGTGCATGTAAATCATGAGATCAAAGTGCCGGTAGGCTACGGACTGGGTTGTTCTGCCGCTGTTGCATTATCATTGTCATATGCATTAAACCAGGCATTCAATATGGGATTCTCAAAGGAACAGTTGGGGCAGATAGCACACAAGGCTGAAGTTATGTGCCAAACAGGACTTGGTGACGTTCTTGCATCATATCATGGAGGATTTGAAATCAGGGTAAAGGAGGGCGCCCCGGGTATAGGTCAGCTAAAAAAACTACCTATTGGCGCATATTCAGCGGTCATGATCTGTTTTTCGTCTATTTCTACAAAACAATTCCTAAAGGAACGATTATCGTCAATAAACGGTCTTGGTGGGAAAATGGTCACTAGTCTTGAAAAGACTCATAGTATCGACGAATTCCATGATCATTCCGTAGAATTTGCAAAATATGTAAACATCATAACTCCCAGAATGCAACAAGTAATAGATGATCTTAGGGCAAATGGGATAAGATGTGGAGTTGCGTTGTTTGGTGAAACAATTTTCAGTCTTGTTCCACCAGAACAAGAAGATATGGTCATTAATGTATTGGACAAGTATTCAGATGGCATTATTATCAAGTCAAAAATTGACGATTCTGGGGCAAGATTGTTAGGCAAATGA
- a CDS encoding carboxypeptidase-like regulatory domain-containing protein — translation MRFFLLIFMLAGIVGIADAQTAEKLVISVHMETDVTPSITGTIKGKQMQPIEGATVQINTPFGTAETTTNNNGVFVYELPSMPEENKFTVSIKAYKDGYQTSYANTSFFVNNTVQNGEPNEYGFKVVTATKLREDPTALKIIESIEQNKQKEAQMQKKLKEIEERQKMLAEQRELANIALLNDLQEWIDQFDPFKPRNVFAAFVSQIDATVQDIYWGQFNFTEAKTREGLLAMQQVLDSNGTAHDARKAFYEKAAIKQSDMHKVNNELNIKYGRNHTDPVD, via the coding sequence ATGAGATTTTTCCTTCTGATTTTCATGCTTGCAGGCATAGTTGGTATTGCAGACGCTCAAACGGCCGAAAAACTCGTTATTAGTGTACATATGGAAACTGACGTAACCCCCAGTATTACCGGTACCATCAAAGGGAAACAAATGCAACCGATAGAAGGAGCCACTGTGCAGATTAATACTCCATTCGGAACTGCCGAGACAACCACCAATAACAACGGCGTATTTGTATATGAGCTGCCAAGCATGCCAGAAGAAAACAAGTTTACGGTAAGCATAAAAGCTTACAAAGACGGCTACCAGACAAGTTATGCAAACACATCATTTTTTGTAAATAATACGGTACAAAATGGAGAGCCAAATGAATATGGATTCAAAGTTGTAACCGCAACCAAGCTAAGAGAGGATCCTACGGCGTTGAAAATTATTGAAAGCATAGAACAAAACAAACAGAAGGAAGCACAGATGCAAAAAAAGCTAAAGGAAATTGAGGAGCGACAGAAGATGCTTGCAGAACAACGTGAGCTAGCTAATATCGCATTGTTAAATGATCTACAGGAATGGATAGACCAGTTTGATCCATTCAAACCACGAAATGTATTTGCGGCTTTTGTATCACAGATTGACGCTACCGTTCAAGACATTTATTGGGGCCAATTCAACTTTACCGAGGCCAAGACAAGAGAAGGGCTTCTTGCAATGCAGCAGGTACTAGATAGTAATGGAACCGCACATGATGCAAGGAAGGCGTTTTATGAAAAAGCGGCCATCAAACAATCAGATATGCACAAGGTGAATAACGAGTTGAACATCAAATATGGAAGAAATCACACAGATCCTGTAGACTAG
- a CDS encoding NUDIX hydrolase has product MKKKTIYDGKILGLSIYELSVNGRKIKREVIEHRGAAAILAFDETGKVLLVKQHRFPHGYVLEIPAGTLEKGEKPLECAMREIQEETGHVAKKMKHFLTYYPSVGYNKEAIHCFVAENVRKISGQALDDDEIMSVVKMDMKKLVNMIKQGKIIDSKTICAVLTFLAKKGKI; this is encoded by the coding sequence ATGAAAAAGAAGACCATCTATGATGGAAAGATCTTGGGCCTTTCAATATACGAACTGTCAGTAAATGGCAGAAAGATAAAGCGAGAGGTCATAGAACACCGTGGCGCTGCTGCAATACTTGCCTTTGATGAGACAGGTAAAGTGCTTTTGGTGAAACAGCACAGATTTCCACACGGATACGTGCTTGAGATTCCTGCAGGTACTCTAGAAAAGGGCGAAAAACCACTTGAATGCGCCATGAGAGAAATTCAGGAAGAGACTGGACATGTAGCAAAGAAGATGAAACACTTTCTTACGTATTATCCATCAGTAGGATACAACAAGGAGGCAATACACTGCTTTGTGGCAGAAAACGTAAGGAAGATCAGCGGTCAGGCGCTAGACGATGACGAGATAATGTCAGTGGTCAAGATGGACATGAAAAAATTGGTCAACATGATAAAACAGGGAAAAATCATAGATTCCAAAACAATATGTGCCGTGCTGACTTTTCTGGCAAAAAAAGGTAAGATCTAG